From the genome of Calidithermus timidus DSM 17022, one region includes:
- a CDS encoding cupin domain-containing protein, giving the protein MECNSDWETAGPGVERRLVALGERMMAVRVRFAKGAIGALHAHPHEQLTQILSGRFRFQVGEEVLELSAGDLLCIPGGLEHGTQALEAGELLDIFSPLREDLLEGPTTHPE; this is encoded by the coding sequence ATGGAGTGCAACAGCGATTGGGAAACGGCTGGGCCAGGCGTCGAGCGACGCTTGGTAGCTTTAGGCGAACGCATGATGGCGGTACGGGTTCGCTTCGCCAAGGGGGCAATCGGCGCCCTGCACGCGCACCCTCACGAGCAACTGACCCAGATTCTGAGCGGGCGTTTTCGCTTTCAGGTAGGAGAAGAAGTGCTCGAGCTTTCCGCCGGCGACCTCTTGTGCATTCCCGGCGGCCTCGAGCACGGCACCCAGGCCTTAGAAGCTGGAGAGTTGTTGGACATCTTTTCTCCCCTTCGGGAAGACCTGCTCGAGGGCCCCACCACCCACCCGGAGTAA
- a CDS encoding sugar kinase, with product MKVLDLIGVGECMVEFFAEEPLAQARHFTRSFGGDVLNALVVASRLGSHTGFVSRVGSDPFGPGLLAAWRAEGIDTRCAPLVEGENGVYFISLREGGEREFTYRRAGSAASRLAPEDLEADYLASARILLLSGITQAISPSAQAATLRAAQLARSSGALVAYDPNYRPALWEKRGGLRAAQQAFEELAPYVDVLLPSFPADLALQGLESLEAPIALQALSPRFPRVGLKAGAEGAWLAWEGQPLYVPATSPRHIRDTTGAGDAWNGAFLHSLLQGQEPCQAAIRANHLAATKLAYRGAIPPQPWPLNT from the coding sequence ATGAAGGTGCTGGACTTAATTGGTGTGGGCGAGTGCATGGTGGAGTTCTTCGCCGAGGAACCCCTGGCCCAGGCCCGCCACTTCACCCGCTCCTTCGGCGGGGATGTGCTCAACGCCCTGGTAGTCGCCTCTCGGCTGGGCTCGCACACCGGCTTCGTGAGCCGCGTGGGTTCCGATCCCTTTGGGCCAGGATTGCTGGCGGCCTGGCGTGCGGAGGGCATCGATACCCGCTGTGCCCCACTGGTTGAGGGTGAGAACGGGGTCTACTTCATCAGCCTGAGGGAAGGGGGGGAGCGCGAGTTCACCTACCGTCGCGCCGGCAGCGCCGCCTCTCGGCTTGCCCCCGAGGACCTCGAAGCCGATTACCTAGCTTCAGCCCGCATACTGCTGCTGTCGGGCATCACCCAGGCCATCTCCCCCTCGGCCCAGGCCGCCACCCTTCGAGCCGCCCAACTGGCCCGCTCGAGCGGGGCCCTGGTAGCCTATGACCCCAACTATCGCCCGGCCTTATGGGAAAAGCGCGGTGGGCTAAGAGCCGCCCAGCAGGCCTTTGAAGAGCTCGCCCCCTACGTGGATGTGCTCCTGCCGAGCTTTCCCGCCGACCTAGCCCTGCAAGGCCTGGAGTCCTTGGAGGCCCCCATAGCCTTGCAGGCCCTGAGCCCCCGCTTTCCACGGGTAGGGCTCAAAGCGGGGGCCGAAGGGGCTTGGCTGGCCTGGGAGGGACAACCTCTGTACGTCCCCGCCACCTCCCCCCGGCACATTCGCGATACCACGGGCGCAGGGGACGCCTGGAACGGGGCCTTCCTGCACAGCCTTCTGCAGGGGCAGGAACCTTGCCAAGCCGCTATCCGGGCGAACCACCTGGCCGCGACCAAGCTGGCCTACAGGGGAGCCATACCGCCCCAACCCTGGCCACTGAACACTTAA
- a CDS encoding bifunctional 4-hydroxy-2-oxoglutarate aldolase/2-dehydro-3-deoxy-phosphogluconate aldolase, translating into MSAQDFPRVLAQARVVGVLRAPAASDAVEAAQAAARGGLRALELTFTTPGVLEALRRLHEQLPKGVLLGVGTVMNAQQGSAALEAGAQFLVSPHLDEALLELGREAGVPYVPGVLTPTEIAQARRLGAEVIKVFPAGSSGGVRYLKDLLGPFPDLQILATGGIKPSEVLAYRQAGALAVGLGSNLFPQAALESKDWAAIEAATRQALEKAGAA; encoded by the coding sequence ATGAGCGCTCAGGATTTCCCTCGCGTACTGGCCCAAGCCCGGGTGGTAGGGGTGCTGCGAGCCCCAGCGGCCTCAGACGCCGTAGAGGCCGCGCAGGCCGCGGCCCGTGGCGGTTTGCGGGCCCTCGAGCTAACCTTCACCACCCCAGGGGTGCTCGAAGCCCTACGCAGATTGCACGAACAGCTACCCAAAGGGGTGCTGCTGGGTGTGGGCACGGTGATGAACGCACAGCAAGGAAGCGCTGCGCTCGAGGCAGGCGCGCAATTCCTGGTCAGCCCCCACCTGGACGAAGCGTTGCTGGAGCTGGGGCGCGAAGCAGGAGTACCCTACGTGCCGGGCGTACTCACCCCTACCGAGATCGCGCAGGCTAGGCGCTTGGGCGCCGAAGTGATCAAGGTTTTCCCGGCAGGCTCGAGCGGGGGAGTCCGCTACCTCAAGGATCTGCTGGGGCCTTTCCCCGACCTACAGATCCTGGCAACCGGGGGGATTAAGCCCAGTGAAGTTCTGGCCTATCGCCAGGCCGGAGCCCTGGCAGTGGGCCTGGGCTCGAATCTCTTCCCCCAAGCCGCGCTCGAGAGCAAGGACTGGGCTGCCATCGAGGCCGCCACCCGCCAGGCGCTGGAGAAGGCAGGCGCAGCATGA
- the kduD gene encoding 2-dehydro-3-deoxy-D-gluconate 5-dehydrogenase KduD yields the protein MFSIKGRIALVTGGAVGIGQAIAIGLAQAGADVAIVSPTADALQTQQAVEAAGRRFHAVYADLMKPESAARVVAEVEATLGPVDILVNNAGIIRREWAEHFGNADWQDVIELNLNAVWRMSQTVGREMLKRGRGKIINIASLLSFQGGIRVPSYTAAKHAVAGLTKALANEWAAKGLNVNAIAPGYIATNNTAALRADPERSRQILERIPAGRWGEPADLVGAAVFLASPASDYVNGHILVVDGGWMAR from the coding sequence ATGTTTTCGATCAAGGGCCGAATAGCCCTAGTTACCGGCGGAGCGGTGGGCATCGGACAAGCCATCGCCATTGGTTTAGCCCAGGCTGGGGCCGATGTGGCCATCGTCAGCCCCACCGCCGACGCCCTCCAGACCCAACAGGCGGTGGAGGCGGCCGGACGGCGTTTTCACGCCGTATACGCGGACTTGATGAAGCCGGAATCGGCGGCGCGGGTGGTTGCTGAAGTTGAAGCCACCCTGGGGCCCGTAGACATCTTGGTCAACAACGCCGGCATCATCCGGCGGGAGTGGGCCGAGCACTTCGGCAACGCCGACTGGCAAGACGTGATCGAACTCAACCTTAACGCAGTGTGGCGCATGTCCCAAACCGTAGGCCGGGAAATGCTGAAGCGCGGAAGAGGCAAAATCATCAACATCGCCTCGCTGCTGTCGTTTCAAGGGGGCATCCGCGTACCCTCCTACACCGCAGCCAAGCACGCCGTAGCGGGCCTCACCAAAGCTTTGGCCAACGAGTGGGCGGCCAAAGGGCTCAACGTCAACGCCATTGCACCGGGCTACATCGCCACCAACAATACCGCGGCTTTGCGGGCCGACCCCGAGCGCTCGAGGCAGATCCTCGAGCGCATCCCCGCCGGGCGCTGGGGCGAGCCCGCAGACCTGGTGGGCGCGGCGGTGTTTCTGGCCTCGCCGGCCTCCGACTACGTCAACGGCCACATCCTGGTAGTGGACGGGGGCTGGATGGCCCGCTAG
- the iolB gene encoding 5-deoxy-glucuronate isomerase, whose protein sequence is MRYFHTIPQGPGLKPLDDEACKLLAFAKLNLEAGQSYTGQTGEREVLLVALSGTAEVEVGGRVFARVGGRPNVFAGNPHSVYLPKGQLYTVRAHTRFEAALPSAPSDLETEPYEIRPEQVNTGKWGTLNFTRHFREILVEPDGRPASRLIVGETLTPSGNWSTYPPHKHEIAQGSEVFHEEMYYFRISSAEGWGLTRHYSPERGYDQTYLVKDETLLSIPHGYHTYVSAPGYTGYYLWFLAGEGRRQGVRFDPDLAWVQKTVGMV, encoded by the coding sequence ATGCGCTACTTCCACACCATTCCCCAAGGTCCAGGCTTAAAGCCCCTGGACGATGAAGCCTGCAAGCTGCTGGCTTTCGCCAAGCTCAACCTCGAGGCCGGCCAGAGCTACACCGGCCAGACCGGCGAGCGCGAGGTGCTACTGGTAGCCCTTTCCGGTACTGCCGAGGTCGAGGTGGGAGGGCGGGTGTTTGCACGGGTGGGGGGAAGGCCCAACGTGTTCGCGGGCAACCCTCACAGCGTCTACCTGCCCAAAGGGCAGCTCTACACGGTGCGGGCCCATACCCGCTTCGAAGCCGCCTTGCCTTCAGCACCCAGCGACCTCGAGACCGAGCCCTACGAGATCCGACCCGAGCAGGTCAACACCGGCAAGTGGGGTACCCTCAACTTTACCCGCCACTTCCGCGAGATCCTGGTCGAGCCGGACGGGCGACCGGCCAGCCGATTGATCGTGGGCGAGACCCTCACCCCCAGCGGCAACTGGAGCACATATCCCCCGCATAAACACGAAATCGCACAGGGGAGCGAGGTCTTCCACGAGGAGATGTACTACTTCCGCATCTCCTCTGCGGAAGGTTGGGGGCTCACCCGCCACTACAGCCCCGAGCGCGGCTACGACCAAACTTACCTGGTTAAAGACGAAACCCTGCTCTCCATCCCCCACGGCTACCACACCTACGTCAGCGCACCCGGGTACACCGGCTATTACTTGTGGTTCTTGGCTGGCGAGGGACGGCGGCAGGGGGTACGCTTCGATCCCGACCTGGCCTGGGTGCAGAAAACGGTAGGGATGGTTTAG
- a CDS encoding extracellular solute-binding protein, translating into MRIGFRILFSLMVCGSLGQAQANLTDLSVALYAANPEAPAPPANWEVYRIVRDKLGINLKFTMLPTGADGDNRLGALAAANDLPDLFEVRSLALFDRLVQQGQLAPVNNLFSLMPKRTADRYSNTRRNLLVTSNGQIYGFLEPVTLSRQYGIWVRKDWLDKLGLKAPTTLEEFFEVAKAFTERDPDGNGRNDTYGFGGVIDFDTAGILPGLGLGNHFQWVYGAYGVAGTWNYNPKAFAANVREANFRKATEYVRRLVEAKVIDPDWVTMRRADLRTRWQQGRYGMFFESVGGLQAGLQNFHANNPNAELLLLPPPKGPEGKSSMGTYSSAGWLYAVSKRAMDAGKGSAIARFLEWAHSGEGYFLLGWGRYKTDYTLPNNVPTVNTQIPISVRGSYTQMRWLAFNGNPLEMRGRYPEISVGGRKYVMYQLMAQAQRQGNWIDRTGDLIVKAASNQADLERYVSENLVQFALGQRPINDSSWNQFLSGLRNIRFEQYEAAAEKALRESGYLK; encoded by the coding sequence ATGCGCATAGGCTTTAGGATCTTGTTTTCTTTGATGGTTTGCGGCAGCCTGGGGCAGGCCCAGGCCAACCTCACCGACCTTAGCGTAGCCCTGTATGCGGCCAATCCCGAAGCACCCGCTCCCCCGGCCAATTGGGAGGTTTATCGCATCGTGCGGGATAAGCTGGGTATCAACCTCAAGTTCACCATGCTGCCTACCGGGGCCGACGGCGACAACCGCCTGGGAGCACTAGCCGCAGCCAACGACCTCCCCGACCTCTTCGAGGTGCGCAGCCTGGCCCTCTTCGACCGCCTGGTACAGCAAGGCCAGCTTGCTCCGGTGAATAACCTCTTCTCCTTGATGCCCAAGCGTACTGCTGACCGTTATAGCAACACCCGGCGCAACCTATTGGTCACCAGCAACGGCCAGATCTACGGCTTTTTAGAACCCGTAACCCTAAGCCGTCAGTACGGTATCTGGGTGCGCAAGGACTGGCTCGATAAGCTGGGGCTTAAAGCTCCCACCACCCTCGAGGAGTTCTTCGAGGTAGCCAAGGCCTTCACCGAGCGCGACCCCGATGGCAACGGGCGCAACGACACCTACGGCTTTGGTGGGGTGATCGACTTTGACACTGCCGGTATCCTGCCGGGTCTGGGCCTGGGCAACCACTTCCAGTGGGTCTATGGCGCTTACGGCGTGGCCGGCACCTGGAACTATAACCCCAAGGCTTTTGCCGCCAACGTTCGTGAGGCCAACTTCCGCAAGGCTACCGAGTACGTCCGGCGGTTGGTCGAGGCTAAGGTCATTGACCCGGACTGGGTCACCATGCGCCGGGCCGACCTGCGCACCCGCTGGCAGCAGGGGCGCTACGGAATGTTTTTCGAGAGCGTGGGCGGCCTGCAAGCAGGCTTACAGAACTTCCACGCCAACAACCCCAATGCCGAGCTGCTTCTGCTGCCGCCGCCCAAAGGCCCCGAGGGCAAGAGTTCGATGGGCACCTACTCCTCAGCCGGGTGGTTATATGCGGTCTCCAAGCGGGCCATGGATGCCGGTAAGGGTTCGGCCATTGCGCGCTTCCTCGAGTGGGCCCATAGCGGCGAAGGCTACTTCCTGCTGGGCTGGGGCCGCTACAAGACCGATTACACCCTGCCCAACAACGTGCCTACCGTCAACACCCAAATCCCCATCAGCGTGCGCGGAAGCTATACCCAGATGCGCTGGCTGGCCTTCAACGGCAACCCCCTGGAGATGCGGGGCCGCTACCCCGAGATCAGCGTCGGCGGACGCAAGTACGTGATGTACCAGCTTATGGCTCAAGCTCAGCGCCAGGGTAACTGGATTGACCGCACCGGCGACCTCATCGTCAAAGCCGCCTCCAACCAAGCCGACCTCGAGCGCTACGTCTCGGAGAACCTGGTGCAGTTCGCCTTGGGTCAGCGGCCCATCAACGACTCGAGCTGGAATCAGTTTTTGAGTGGCCTGCGCAACATCCGCTTCGAGCAATATGAAGCGGCAGCGGAAAAGGCCCTGAGGGAAAGCGGATATCTGAAGTGA
- a CDS encoding carbohydrate ABC transporter permease: MKKAMSRSDRLFEWGIDAFLIGVLVVTLVPMWYVAMVSLLPFGKSPSLFLPPWEWSFASYAQLIFQPTIWQATLNSLILTFGGVAISLTLTVMAAYPLSRRELPGRGFIVGLILFTFLFNAGLIPTFLVVKDLGLLNSYWAVLLNGAVSVYNLLVMKTFFQSLPESLEEAARIDGANDWQILRHVVLPLSRPILLTIGLFYGVANWNNFFEPILFLSDRNLMPLPVVLRDILTGLNVAEYVEGGAAQAAPAEALKMAAVVLITLPMLLVYPWIQRYFTKGVLLGSVKE; this comes from the coding sequence ATGAAAAAAGCAATGTCCCGTAGCGATCGTCTGTTCGAATGGGGAATTGACGCGTTTCTAATCGGGGTTTTGGTAGTGACCCTGGTACCCATGTGGTACGTGGCAATGGTCTCGCTGCTGCCCTTTGGCAAAAGCCCCAGCCTTTTCCTGCCGCCGTGGGAATGGTCCTTCGCATCCTATGCTCAGCTCATCTTCCAACCCACTATCTGGCAGGCTACACTCAACAGCCTGATCCTGACCTTTGGTGGGGTGGCCATCAGCCTCACACTCACCGTCATGGCCGCCTATCCCCTCTCCCGGCGGGAGCTGCCCGGGAGGGGCTTCATCGTGGGCCTGATCCTCTTCACCTTCCTCTTCAACGCCGGCTTGATCCCTACCTTCTTGGTGGTCAAAGACCTTGGGCTACTCAACAGCTACTGGGCGGTGCTACTCAACGGGGCGGTGAGCGTCTACAACCTGCTGGTGATGAAGACCTTCTTCCAAAGCCTTCCGGAAAGCCTAGAGGAGGCCGCTCGCATCGACGGGGCCAACGACTGGCAAATTTTGCGGCATGTCGTTCTGCCGCTCTCCCGGCCCATTCTTCTGACCATCGGTCTGTTTTATGGCGTGGCCAACTGGAACAACTTCTTCGAGCCCATCCTCTTTCTCTCCGACCGCAACCTCATGCCCTTGCCGGTGGTGCTGCGCGATATCCTTACCGGCCTCAACGTGGCGGAGTACGTCGAGGGCGGAGCGGCCCAGGCTGCTCCGGCGGAGGCTTTGAAGATGGCGGCTGTAGTCCTGATCACGCTGCCCATGCTCTTGGTGTATCCCTGGATCCAGCGCTATTTCACCAAGGGTGTGCTCCTGGGCAGTGTGAAGGAATAG
- a CDS encoding ABC transporter permease produces MLLPGLLYFLIFRYWPLWNAQIAFRDFQPTLGVWGSPWVGLQHFLEFFNSYYFGQLLTNTLVISLAKIVLGIPPAILLAIALHETSRRFLARVVQTISYLPHFLSWVIVYGILLAMLSPSEGLVNSGLRALGLEPVPFLTSTTTFQPVVVLSEVWKETGWSAILFLAALLSINPTLYEAAAIDGASRWQQVRHISLPGIMDVLVLVLLLKIGSILDAGFHQIFVLYSLPVYSVGDIIDTWVYRQGIQNFQFSLATAVGLFKGIIGLVLIVVANRLARRFVGTGLY; encoded by the coding sequence ATGCTTTTGCCCGGCCTACTGTATTTTCTTATTTTCCGCTATTGGCCGCTGTGGAACGCCCAAATCGCTTTCCGTGACTTCCAGCCCACCCTCGGGGTTTGGGGTAGCCCGTGGGTAGGACTGCAACACTTCCTAGAGTTTTTCAACTCTTACTATTTTGGGCAGCTCCTGACCAATACCCTCGTCATCAGTCTTGCCAAAATCGTACTCGGCATTCCCCCTGCGATACTGCTGGCTATCGCCCTGCATGAAACCAGCCGTCGCTTTCTTGCACGGGTAGTGCAGACCATAAGCTACCTACCGCACTTCCTATCATGGGTCATCGTCTACGGCATCCTACTGGCCATGCTCTCGCCCAGCGAAGGGCTCGTCAACAGCGGGCTGCGGGCGCTGGGGCTCGAGCCGGTGCCCTTCCTCACCTCCACCACCACATTCCAACCCGTGGTGGTGCTCTCAGAGGTCTGGAAGGAGACCGGCTGGAGCGCGATTTTGTTCCTGGCTGCACTGCTCTCCATCAACCCCACCCTCTACGAAGCCGCAGCCATTGACGGAGCCTCACGCTGGCAGCAGGTGCGCCACATCTCCCTCCCCGGCATTATGGACGTGCTGGTGTTGGTGCTGCTGCTAAAAATCGGCAGCATCCTCGATGCGGGCTTCCATCAAATCTTTGTGCTCTACTCGCTGCCGGTGTACAGCGTGGGAGACATCATCGATACCTGGGTCTACCGACAGGGCATCCAGAACTTCCAGTTCAGCCTGGCCACAGCGGTGGGGCTGTTCAAAGGAATCATCGGCCTGGTGCTGATCGTGGTGGCCAACCGCCTGGCGCGGCGCTTTGTGGGGACTGGGCTGTATTAG
- a CDS encoding LacI family DNA-binding transcriptional regulator, translating to MSDEKVTLAHVARLAGVSMITVSKVLNNKGRISEATRARVLQAASQLGYVANTAARSLRGRPTQILGMVIPELVSPYFAEVARAAADAASQMGYDLAVFTTSRDPERERERVGTLLGGLADGLVFVVPIGAAGFLATLERSRSPVVLVNHFGAPTHLPVVRADSFEGSLAAVRHLMALGHRRIGFVGGASHSSQAAERLRAYRECMMAAGLWDEQLVRPGDFTQQRGVEAGHELLSLENPPTAIFAASDLTAFGVIAAARSRGLQVPEDLSVVGFDDIPAAAHSHPGLTTVAHPIPAMAQAAVELIARAMAGEKLQDVLIEFPSELVVRGSSAPPPALRSRRRNR from the coding sequence ATGTCTGATGAAAAGGTTACCCTAGCTCACGTCGCCCGCCTCGCCGGTGTCTCCATGATCACGGTATCCAAGGTGCTCAACAATAAGGGGCGCATCTCCGAGGCCACTCGGGCACGGGTTCTCCAGGCAGCCAGCCAGCTCGGCTACGTGGCCAACACCGCCGCCCGCAGCCTGCGAGGGCGCCCCACCCAGATCCTGGGGATGGTCATACCCGAACTGGTAAGCCCCTACTTTGCCGAAGTAGCGCGCGCCGCGGCCGATGCCGCCAGCCAGATGGGCTACGACCTGGCCGTCTTCACCACCTCGCGTGACCCGGAGCGCGAGCGCGAACGGGTAGGCACCTTGCTAGGGGGGTTGGCCGACGGGTTGGTGTTTGTGGTTCCTATTGGAGCGGCGGGCTTTCTGGCCACCCTCGAGCGCAGCCGCTCTCCGGTGGTGCTGGTCAACCACTTCGGCGCCCCCACCCACCTTCCAGTGGTACGCGCCGATAGTTTCGAGGGTTCTCTAGCCGCCGTGAGGCATCTGATGGCTTTAGGCCATCGGCGTATCGGCTTCGTAGGCGGCGCGAGCCACTCCAGCCAAGCCGCCGAACGCTTGCGGGCCTACCGGGAGTGCATGATGGCCGCCGGGCTATGGGACGAGCAGTTGGTACGCCCCGGGGACTTTACCCAGCAGCGGGGGGTGGAAGCAGGGCACGAGCTGTTGAGTCTCGAGAACCCACCTACCGCCATCTTCGCCGCTAGCGACCTCACGGCCTTCGGAGTGATTGCTGCTGCACGCTCCCGTGGGCTACAAGTGCCCGAAGACCTCTCGGTGGTGGGCTTCGACGACATCCCCGCCGCCGCCCATTCTCACCCCGGCCTGACCACCGTGGCCCACCCCATCCCGGCCATGGCCCAGGCCGCCGTGGAACTTATCGCCCGGGCGATGGCCGGGGAAAAGCTGCAAGACGTGCTTATAGAGTTCCCCAGCGAGCTGGTGGTTCGGGGCTCGAGCGCCCCTCCCCCAGCACTGAGGAGCCGGAGGAGAAACCGATGA